From a region of the Hymenobacter jejuensis genome:
- the eutC gene encoding ethanolamine ammonia-lyase subunit EutC, with protein MENLPFQRPDHLNASDPWVSLKRFTDARIALGRVGTSVPLQEALALKFAHAQARDAVYSELNLEKLLKELQTFQLPIYQVRSKASNRQEYLRRPDLGRQLHESSHKHLQECADDETDIVIIMADGLSATAINKYSIAVIRFLLPQLQQAGIRVGPLILAEQARVAISDEIGEIFRTKIALILIGERPGLSSLQSLSAYFTYSPKIGLTDKARNCVSNIRPEGLQYAEAADKIFYMLNASFRRKISGIQLKDNSNSLDKE; from the coding sequence ATGGAGAACTTGCCCTTTCAAAGGCCTGATCATTTAAATGCATCTGACCCTTGGGTTTCGTTAAAAAGATTCACTGATGCTCGTATAGCATTAGGTCGTGTAGGAACGAGTGTGCCATTACAAGAAGCGTTAGCTCTCAAATTTGCTCATGCTCAAGCACGTGATGCTGTATACTCAGAATTGAACTTAGAAAAGCTTCTGAAGGAATTACAAACTTTTCAGCTACCAATTTATCAGGTTCGAAGCAAAGCTTCGAACCGCCAAGAGTACCTAAGGCGGCCCGACTTAGGTCGTCAGCTGCACGAATCTTCTCACAAACATTTGCAGGAATGCGCTGACGACGAAACGGATATAGTAATCATAATGGCAGATGGATTATCAGCGACGGCTATAAACAAGTATTCTATAGCCGTAATTCGATTCCTATTACCCCAACTTCAGCAAGCTGGAATTCGAGTTGGCCCTCTCATTCTTGCCGAACAGGCGCGCGTCGCAATTAGCGATGAGATAGGAGAAATCTTCAGAACTAAGATTGCTCTTATTTTGATTGGTGAAAGGCCGGGGTTGAGTTCTCTACAGAGCCTAAGCGCCTATTTCACCTACTCACCTAAAATTGGCCTTACAGACAAAGCTCGGAATTGCGTTTCTAATATTCGACCTGAAGGCCTACAGTATGCAGAGGCAGCAGATAAGATATTTTATATGCTAAATGCATCCTTTCGCAGAAAGATTTCTGGAATACAGCTAAAGGATAATTCAAATTCTTTAGACAAGGAATAG
- a CDS encoding ethanolamine ammonia-lyase subunit EutB, whose translation MRYQHTIRSRVYQFPDLRTLLAKASPLRSGDVLAEVAAATYEERVAAQITLADVLLSDFIQETVVPYEKDEVTRLIIDTHDAASFARIQHFTVGQLRDWLLMPETDTIALQEIADALTPEMVAAVSKLMRNQELISVARKCEVVTRFRNTLGLKGHIATRLQPNHPTDDTRGILASVVDGLLYGSGDAVIGINPATDNIHITNDLLNLLDSMRQHYEIPTQSCVLCHVTTTLELIRRNAPIDLTFQSIGGTEATNTSFGIDLALLEEAWHATLELKRGTMGQNVMYFETGQGSALSANAHQGVDQQTCEARAYAVARRFKPLLVNSVVGFIGPEYLYDGKQIIRAALEDHFCGKLLGLPMGVDICYTNHAEADQDDMDNLLTLLGVAGCNFIMGVPGADDIMLNYQSTSFHDALYVRDVLGLRPTPEFEGWLMQQGIFNEKGRLLPAQPGHKLFANMPKALL comes from the coding sequence ATGCGCTACCAACACACCATTCGAAGCCGGGTTTACCAATTTCCCGATCTTAGAACGCTGCTGGCCAAAGCTTCGCCGCTTCGTTCGGGCGATGTGTTGGCCGAAGTGGCCGCTGCCACTTACGAAGAAAGGGTAGCTGCCCAAATTACGTTAGCAGACGTATTGCTCTCCGATTTCATTCAGGAAACTGTCGTTCCTTACGAGAAAGACGAAGTTACCCGCCTGATCATTGATACGCATGACGCTGCATCTTTCGCTCGCATCCAGCATTTTACAGTTGGCCAGCTTCGCGATTGGTTATTGATGCCTGAAACCGATACGATAGCGCTGCAGGAAATTGCGGACGCGCTGACCCCGGAAATGGTAGCCGCCGTATCCAAGCTAATGCGAAATCAAGAATTGATTTCCGTTGCTCGCAAATGCGAAGTAGTAACGCGCTTTCGCAACACATTAGGGCTAAAAGGCCACATTGCCACACGTCTCCAACCCAATCATCCTACCGACGATACGCGTGGCATTTTGGCCAGTGTGGTGGATGGCTTATTGTATGGCAGTGGCGATGCCGTAATCGGTATTAATCCTGCCACCGATAACATCCATATAACCAATGACTTACTAAATTTGCTGGATTCGATGCGCCAGCATTATGAAATTCCTACCCAATCGTGTGTGCTCTGCCACGTCACAACTACCTTGGAACTAATCAGGCGAAACGCACCCATAGACTTAACTTTCCAATCGATCGGTGGTACGGAAGCTACGAATACCAGCTTCGGCATAGACTTGGCGCTACTAGAAGAAGCATGGCACGCCACTTTAGAGCTAAAACGCGGCACCATGGGCCAAAATGTAATGTATTTTGAAACAGGGCAGGGGAGTGCTCTTTCTGCAAATGCTCATCAAGGCGTTGATCAGCAAACATGCGAAGCCCGGGCTTATGCGGTAGCGCGTAGGTTTAAACCCCTGTTAGTTAATTCAGTTGTGGGTTTTATTGGCCCCGAATACCTGTATGATGGTAAGCAAATTATCCGGGCCGCCCTCGAAGACCACTTTTGTGGCAAATTGCTAGGCCTGCCGATGGGCGTTGACATCTGCTACACCAACCACGCCGAAGCCGATCAAGATGATATGGACAATCTCTTGACTCTTCTAGGAGTAGCTGGTTGCAACTTTATCATGGGTGTGCCTGGCGCCGACGATATCATGTTGAACTACCAATCTACTTCCTTCCACGATGCATTGTATGTGCGAGATGTTCTAGGTTTACGTCCAACCCCCGAATTTGAAGGGTGGCTTATGCAACAAGGGATTTTCAATGAAAAAGGCCGTTTGTTACCAGCACAGCCTGGACATAAACTCTTCGCGAACATGCCAAAAGCGCTATTATAA
- the eat gene encoding ethanolamine permease: protein MITAPASPGLKKVLRPLHLWAIAVGLVISGEYFGWNYGWAVAGPIGMLVATLIITVLYITFIFSFTELTTAIPHAGGPFAYSYRAFGPLAGLIAGYATLVEFLFAPPAIAFALGSYGHFLYPSIPVLHTALVCYVVFIGINLLGIKESAMFSLVVTILAVAELLLYMGLVAPHFNMTNFLTRPMPFGLTGIFAALPFAIWFYLAIEGVAMVAEEVEDPKRTIPKGYIYGLLTLIALALGVMILTGGITNWQRLSAIDYPLPEALGIVLGRQSPLTRVFASIGLFGLVASFHGTIIGYSRQVFALARSGYLPSFLSQVNARFQTPHWALVVGGLVGAGALLTGTTNQVIVLSVLGAVVMYGMSLLSLFALRRTEPQLERPFVVPFYPIFPAVALLLTIVSLGAIIYYNLIISALFFVGLALTGGIFLLLGQRRPLTQEALLAKAEGV, encoded by the coding sequence ATGATTACGGCACCTGCCTCTCCTGGTTTGAAGAAAGTATTAAGGCCGCTGCATCTCTGGGCCATAGCAGTGGGACTGGTCATTTCAGGCGAATATTTTGGCTGGAATTACGGTTGGGCCGTAGCAGGCCCCATCGGCATGCTAGTGGCCACGTTGATAATTACAGTGTTGTATATCACATTCATTTTCAGCTTTACCGAGCTGACAACTGCGATACCGCATGCGGGTGGGCCGTTTGCCTATTCGTATCGAGCCTTTGGGCCGCTAGCGGGATTAATAGCTGGGTACGCTACCCTCGTTGAGTTTCTGTTTGCACCGCCGGCCATTGCCTTTGCGCTGGGTAGCTACGGGCATTTTCTGTACCCAAGTATTCCGGTTTTGCATACGGCTTTGGTGTGCTACGTGGTCTTTATTGGTATCAACCTTTTGGGAATCAAGGAGTCCGCTATGTTCTCATTGGTTGTTACGATACTTGCCGTCGCTGAGCTACTGCTGTATATGGGGCTTGTAGCTCCGCATTTTAACATGACGAATTTCCTGACTCGGCCTATGCCTTTTGGGCTCACGGGGATTTTTGCCGCTTTGCCGTTTGCCATCTGGTTTTATCTGGCAATCGAAGGAGTCGCTATGGTCGCCGAGGAGGTAGAGGATCCCAAACGTACCATTCCCAAAGGGTATATCTACGGACTGCTTACGCTCATTGCGCTGGCCTTGGGAGTCATGATACTCACAGGCGGCATCACCAACTGGCAACGGCTGAGCGCCATCGATTATCCATTGCCCGAAGCATTAGGAATAGTCTTAGGCCGCCAGAGCCCTTTGACGCGGGTATTTGCCAGCATCGGCCTGTTTGGCTTAGTGGCTTCTTTTCACGGCACCATCATTGGCTATTCGCGGCAAGTATTTGCGCTGGCGCGAAGCGGCTATTTGCCCAGTTTCCTGAGTCAGGTAAACGCTCGATTTCAGACGCCGCATTGGGCTCTGGTAGTCGGTGGGCTGGTTGGCGCCGGCGCCTTACTGACAGGCACTACCAACCAAGTGATTGTGCTTTCGGTACTGGGGGCAGTGGTTATGTATGGGATGAGTTTGCTCAGCTTATTCGCATTGCGCCGGACGGAGCCGCAGCTGGAAAGGCCTTTTGTGGTGCCCTTCTATCCAATTTTCCCTGCTGTAGCGTTGTTACTGACGATTGTAAGTTTGGGCGCTATTATTTATTACAACCTGATAATCAGTGCGTTATTTTTTGTTGGCTTAGCTCTGACCGGAGGCATTTTTCTGCTGCTAGGCCAGCGGCGGCCTCTGACTCAAGAAGCCTTGCTGGCAAAAGCCGAAGGCGTCTGA